In the genome of Macellibacteroides fermentans, one region contains:
- a CDS encoding head GIN domain-containing protein: MCNKKIIWVVVLVMASLSSWASANIKGNGSVVTREIKVSDYSSIRLGGNVSSSLGESIKKLFSGEKNSGSTPVFIYSQTDAPAALKVTLDENLIEYLEIKVENRQLIVQTKKNIQVNPTRFELRGHSPSLQEVKVGGSYDFRIEGRLDSDKLLLSVSGSGSVRASENIKTSVFSAKVSGSGNLYLKNISTNQLETKISGSGNANLGGIANVGDFAVSGSGNINAFECRVGDLSCAVSGSGDMKVLASNKLKASVSGSGDIQYKGAPDVDFHTSGSGSIRKAN; encoded by the coding sequence ATGTGTAATAAGAAAATTATCTGGGTAGTTGTTCTGGTGATGGCTTCCCTTAGCAGTTGGGCCTCTGCAAACATTAAAGGGAATGGTTCTGTAGTTACCAGGGAAATCAAAGTCTCGGATTATTCATCCATTCGTTTGGGAGGAAATGTATCTTCTTCTTTAGGAGAGAGTATTAAAAAATTGTTCTCGGGAGAGAAAAACAGCGGTTCCACGCCCGTATTTATTTATAGTCAGACTGATGCGCCTGCTGCGCTTAAGGTAACTTTAGATGAAAACCTGATCGAATACCTTGAGATCAAGGTTGAAAACCGTCAGCTGATTGTACAGACCAAAAAGAATATCCAGGTGAATCCTACACGCTTCGAGTTACGTGGACATTCGCCTTCCTTGCAAGAGGTGAAGGTGGGAGGAAGCTATGATTTTCGCATTGAAGGCCGTTTGGATTCCGATAAGCTGTTGCTTTCTGTTTCAGGGTCGGGTTCTGTACGCGCATCCGAAAATATTAAAACTTCGGTATTCTCGGCCAAAGTGAGTGGCAGCGGGAATCTTTATCTTAAAAATATTTCAACGAATCAATTGGAGACCAAAATATCGGGTAGCGGAAATGCCAACCTGGGTGGTATAGCCAATGTAGGAGACTTTGCTGTGTCTGGAAGCGGAAATATCAATGCGTTTGAATGCCGGGTTGGCGACCTTTCTTGTGCTGTGTCTGGTAGCGGCGATATGAAAGTGCTGGCTTCCAATAAACTTAAAGCGTCTGTTTCCGGAAGCGGCGACATTCAATATAAAGGAGCTCCCGATGTGGATTTTCATACCTCAGGATCGGGATCTATTCGTAAAGCTAATTAA
- the dusB gene encoding tRNA dihydrouridine synthase DusB: MKIGSIDLGERPVFLAPMEDVTDIAFRLMCKQFGADMVYTEFVSSDALIRNVSKTHQKLTVSDEERPVAIQIYGREVEPMVEAAKICETAGPNIIDINFGCPVKKVAGKGAGSGMLRNIPMMLEITREVVKAVNLPVTVKTRLGWDHDSKVIVELAEQLQDCGIAALTIHGRTRSQMYTGEADWELIGQVKNNPRMHIPIIGNGDVTSPEICKERFDTYGVDAVMIGRGSIGRPWIFREVKHFMETGSKLPAESFEWYLDVLKRQVMQSIERLDERRGILHIRRHLAATPLFKGIADFKSTRIAMLRAETIDELFGILNNIPEQFNIGAEKIDLHQI; this comes from the coding sequence ATGAAAATTGGTTCTATAGATTTAGGCGAACGTCCGGTTTTTTTAGCTCCCATGGAAGATGTTACAGATATCGCATTTCGGTTGATGTGCAAGCAATTTGGTGCCGACATGGTTTATACAGAGTTTGTTTCCAGTGATGCGTTGATTCGTAACGTATCTAAAACCCATCAGAAGCTTACAGTATCTGATGAGGAACGACCCGTGGCGATTCAGATTTATGGCAGGGAAGTTGAACCCATGGTTGAAGCAGCTAAGATTTGCGAAACGGCAGGGCCCAATATTATTGACATAAACTTTGGTTGTCCGGTAAAGAAAGTAGCAGGTAAAGGAGCCGGTTCCGGGATGTTACGTAATATCCCGATGATGCTTGAAATAACTCGTGAGGTTGTTAAGGCGGTGAATCTGCCGGTAACGGTGAAGACCCGTCTGGGATGGGATCACGACAGCAAGGTGATTGTTGAGCTTGCTGAACAGCTGCAGGATTGCGGTATTGCAGCTCTTACCATTCATGGCCGTACACGTAGCCAGATGTATACCGGTGAAGCCGATTGGGAATTAATCGGTCAGGTTAAGAACAATCCCCGTATGCATATTCCTATTATCGGTAACGGAGATGTTACCTCTCCGGAAATATGTAAAGAACGTTTCGATACCTATGGTGTGGATGCCGTAATGATTGGCCGTGGAAGTATCGGCCGCCCCTGGATATTCAGAGAGGTAAAGCATTTTATGGAAACCGGGAGCAAACTGCCTGCCGAATCTTTTGAATGGTACCTGGATGTGCTGAAAAGACAGGTGATGCAAAGTATAGAACGGTTGGACGAGCGGCGCGGTATTTTACATATCAGGCGACATTTGGCTGCGACTCCCCTCTTTAAGGGAATAGCCGATTTTAAGTCTACACGCATAGCCATGCTTCGGGCAGAAACCATTGATGAGTTGTTTGGTATCTTGAATAATATACCTGAACAGTTCAATATTGGGGCCGAAAAAATTGATTTACATCAAATTTAA
- a CDS encoding SGNH/GDSL hydrolase family protein, whose amino-acid sequence MRKNRFSLVLFIFGLLTIAAAQAQKPTSQTIITASNPNIAYVGRVSFTNPESPCFTYPGVQIRACFEGTSIAMRVKPNSGYFMVEIDNREPFKVASLENDSVVQLADNLDDILHQITITLAYEGYLRRPEFRGFLLDAGRTIPQLPLLPKRKIEFIGNSITCGYGTEVTDPNAPFKDETENHYYTYAAATARALNAQSLVVARSGIGIYRNYNGPKTGNKDCMPAMYTQTLFTDTTEVWDFSRYTPDVVCVNLGTNDVSTQPYDTGLLEQGYRNFLKTLRGYYPKAKIVLLSGCMLKGKPLEDVQTALNRVAREANEAGDSQVYRFNLTPADGSLGYGASWHPSKAQQYKGADELVPFLRSITGWEY is encoded by the coding sequence ATGAGAAAGAACCGATTTTCGCTAGTATTGTTCATTTTCGGACTACTTACAATCGCCGCCGCTCAGGCGCAGAAACCCACATCCCAAACAATTATCACCGCCAGCAATCCAAACATAGCCTATGTTGGCCGGGTAAGTTTCACTAACCCGGAGTCGCCCTGTTTTACCTATCCGGGGGTACAGATACGAGCCTGTTTTGAAGGAACTTCCATTGCAATGCGTGTAAAGCCAAATAGTGGTTACTTTATGGTTGAAATAGACAACCGCGAACCCTTCAAGGTTGCATCCCTCGAAAACGATTCAGTTGTACAGTTGGCCGACAACCTGGACGATATCCTGCATCAAATAACCATCACGCTTGCCTACGAAGGCTATCTGCGCAGACCCGAATTCAGGGGTTTCCTGCTGGATGCAGGAAGAACCATCCCCCAATTGCCACTGCTTCCCAAAAGGAAGATCGAATTCATCGGCAATTCAATTACCTGTGGATACGGAACCGAAGTTACCGATCCTAACGCTCCCTTCAAGGACGAGACTGAAAATCATTACTACACCTATGCTGCCGCCACTGCCCGCGCATTAAATGCACAAAGTCTGGTTGTTGCCCGTTCTGGCATCGGAATCTACCGCAATTACAATGGTCCAAAGACGGGCAACAAAGATTGTATGCCAGCCATGTACACACAGACTTTGTTTACAGATACGACCGAGGTATGGGACTTCAGCCGGTATACCCCTGATGTGGTATGTGTTAATCTGGGAACAAACGACGTAAGCACCCAACCTTACGATACCGGTTTATTAGAGCAGGGATATCGTAATTTTCTTAAAACGCTTCGGGGCTACTATCCCAAAGCAAAGATTGTACTATTAAGTGGTTGCATGTTAAAAGGAAAACCGCTTGAAGATGTCCAGACTGCCCTGAACCGTGTTGCACGCGAAGCCAATGAAGCAGGCGACAGCCAGGTATACCGGTTCAACCTTACTCCCGCCGACGGAAGTCTGGGTTACGGCGCAAGCTGGCATCCATCCAAGGCACAGCAGTACAAAGGGGCCGACGAGCTGGTTCCTTTCCTGCGTTCCATCACCGGATGGGAATATTAA
- a CDS encoding peptidase U32 family protein: MSEKEFEIMAPVGSYESLMAAIQGGADSIYFGIEGLNMRSRSSNNFTTEDLHKIVAICKENGIKSYLTVNTVIYGEDLSLMRTIIDAAKEADVSAIIASDVASMSYARSIGVEVHLSTQLNISNVEALKFYALFADVVVLARELNLEQVSEIFRQIQEQQIKGPNGQLIRIEMFAHGALCMAVSGKCYLSLHEMNASANRGACMQICRRGYTVKDKESNIELDIDNQYIMSPKDLKTIHFMNKMMDAGVRVFKIEGRARGPEYVRTVTSCYKEAVVAYCNGTYTDEKIEAWDERLRSVFNRGFWDGYYLGQRLGEWSSKYGSGSTKRKVYVAKGIKYFSSLGVAEFEMESGSLKVGDEILITGPTTGAVMQTIDEIRVELNPVQETVKGERFSFKVGEKVRPSDRLYKMVPVEQKKELK, translated from the coding sequence TTGAGCGAAAAAGAATTTGAAATAATGGCGCCTGTCGGTTCATACGAATCATTGATGGCTGCTATTCAGGGAGGTGCCGACTCTATCTATTTCGGCATCGAGGGACTGAACATGCGTTCACGTTCGTCCAACAATTTTACAACGGAAGACTTACACAAAATAGTCGCCATCTGCAAAGAGAACGGCATCAAAAGCTACCTGACCGTAAATACGGTTATCTACGGAGAGGATCTTTCATTAATGCGAACCATTATCGATGCCGCCAAAGAGGCAGATGTTTCGGCTATCATTGCCTCGGATGTAGCTTCCATGAGTTATGCCAGAAGCATCGGGGTGGAGGTGCACCTATCCACACAGCTAAACATATCGAACGTTGAAGCTCTTAAGTTTTATGCGCTGTTTGCCGATGTGGTTGTTCTGGCCCGCGAACTGAATCTCGAACAAGTAAGCGAAATATTCAGACAGATACAGGAGCAACAGATTAAAGGTCCTAACGGCCAGCTGATACGGATCGAAATGTTTGCCCACGGAGCTCTTTGCATGGCTGTTTCCGGTAAATGCTATTTGAGCCTGCACGAGATGAATGCATCGGCCAACCGTGGAGCCTGTATGCAGATCTGTCGCCGTGGCTATACCGTGAAGGACAAGGAGAGCAACATCGAACTGGATATAGACAACCAGTACATCATGTCGCCCAAGGACCTGAAGACGATTCATTTCATGAATAAAATGATGGATGCAGGGGTGCGTGTATTCAAGATAGAAGGACGTGCTCGCGGACCCGAATATGTACGCACCGTGACTTCCTGCTACAAAGAGGCCGTAGTAGCCTATTGTAACGGAACATATACCGACGAAAAGATTGAGGCATGGGACGAGCGGTTACGTTCGGTATTCAACCGGGGCTTCTGGGACGGTTATTACCTGGGACAACGGTTGGGCGAATGGAGCAGCAAGTACGGATCCGGTTCTACCAAACGCAAAGTATATGTGGCTAAGGGGATCAAGTATTTCAGTTCTCTGGGCGTAGCCGAATTCGAAATGGAGTCGGGTTCACTCAAGGTAGGCGACGAAATCCTGATTACCGGTCCCACCACCGGAGCAGTGATGCAGACCATCGATGAGATTCGCGTAGAACTCAATCCGGTTCAGGAAACCGTAAAGGGCGAACGCTTCTCGTTCAAGGTAGGAGAAAAAGTACGTCCATCGGATCGTCTGTACAAGATGGTTCCGGTAGAACAGAAAAAAGAGTTAAAATAA
- a CDS encoding acyl-CoA thioesterase: MKSYIFKLSMKVRDYECDLQGVVNNANYQHYLEHTRHEFLESLGENFGAMHEKGIDAFVSRVDIQYKTPLRSGDTFTSCLNIVKNGPRLQFLQDIYRDSDGALAIKGVVESVVVDNGRLTRGEYFDDLLQRHNLL; encoded by the coding sequence ATGAAATCATACATCTTTAAACTATCAATGAAGGTACGCGATTACGAATGCGATCTTCAGGGTGTTGTAAACAATGCCAATTACCAGCATTACCTGGAACATACCCGTCATGAATTTCTCGAATCATTGGGCGAAAACTTCGGAGCCATGCACGAAAAGGGCATAGACGCCTTTGTTTCCAGGGTGGATATCCAATACAAAACCCCTTTACGCAGCGGCGATACATTCACCTCCTGCCTAAACATCGTAAAAAACGGTCCCCGGTTACAATTCCTGCAAGACATTTACCGCGACAGCGATGGTGCGTTGGCAATTAAAGGCGTTGTTGAATCGGTGGTGGTAGACAACGGGCGGCTTACCCGGGGCGAATATTTCGACGACCTGTTACAACGGCATAATCTTCTTTAG
- the dprA gene encoding DNA-processing protein DprA, whose amino-acid sequence MTDKRIYQIGLTMINGVGDILAHHLLESLGNEEAIFTEKKSQLEKITGIGPTLSTEILRADVLQKAEKELTFIEKNKIDCHFYTDSTYPHRLKQCEDAPILFYSKGNIKPDVQRVISVVGTRNATTYGKDLTESLIRDLALHFPDLLVLSGLAYGIDICAHRSALQNQLPTIGVLAHGLDRIYPAIHRNTAIEMLQQGGLITDFPSGTNPDKQNFIKRNRIVAGLSDATLVVESSSKGGSLITADIAFSYGRDVYCFPGRVADEQSKGCNKLIRENKAGLITCAADLIAALRWESNESPSSNVQHSLAFEEENAHPIVTLLKEKGELHVNQMAIALNIPIRNLTTQLFELEMEGKIKTMPGGMFRLVR is encoded by the coding sequence ATGACCGACAAACGAATTTACCAGATAGGACTTACGATGATTAACGGGGTGGGCGATATTCTTGCCCACCATCTTTTGGAATCTCTAGGAAACGAGGAGGCCATCTTTACTGAAAAGAAATCCCAACTCGAAAAAATAACAGGTATCGGTCCTACCCTGTCGACCGAGATCCTGCGCGCCGATGTACTGCAGAAAGCAGAAAAGGAGCTCACCTTTATTGAGAAAAACAAAATCGACTGCCATTTCTATACAGACAGTACCTACCCACACCGCCTTAAGCAGTGCGAAGACGCTCCCATCCTTTTTTATAGCAAAGGCAATATCAAACCGGATGTACAGAGGGTAATCAGCGTTGTGGGTACGCGCAACGCCACTACATACGGCAAGGATCTCACTGAATCCTTGATCCGGGATCTGGCGTTACACTTTCCAGATCTTCTGGTGCTAAGCGGACTAGCCTACGGAATCGACATCTGTGCACATCGCAGCGCCCTGCAGAATCAATTGCCTACCATCGGGGTTTTGGCTCACGGACTTGACCGGATATATCCGGCCATACACCGCAACACCGCCATTGAAATGTTGCAGCAAGGAGGATTAATAACCGACTTCCCCAGCGGAACAAATCCCGACAAACAGAATTTTATAAAAAGAAACCGTATCGTAGCGGGGTTATCAGATGCTACCCTCGTAGTTGAATCGTCCAGTAAAGGCGGATCACTCATTACGGCAGACATCGCCTTCTCCTATGGCCGGGATGTTTATTGTTTTCCGGGAAGAGTAGCTGACGAGCAATCCAAAGGTTGCAACAAACTGATCCGTGAAAATAAAGCAGGACTAATCACCTGTGCCGCCGATCTGATTGCGGCCCTGCGCTGGGAAAGTAACGAATCCCCCTCAAGCAATGTACAGCACAGCCTTGCATTTGAAGAAGAAAACGCTCATCCGATAGTCACACTTCTGAAGGAAAAAGGAGAGCTGCACGTAAATCAGATGGCCATCGCCTTGAATATTCCGATACGCAACCTAACCACACAGCTGTTTGAACTGGAGATGGAGGGAAAAATAAAAACCATGCCGGGGGGTATGTTCAGACTTGTAAGATGA
- a CDS encoding M16 family metallopeptidase, giving the protein MKNRSYLVWLLLLGFILPITAQQQMQPLPIDPKVRYGKLANGLTYYIRHNEQPKERADFYIAQRVGSMQEEDNQAGLAHFLEHMAFNGTKNFPGHGIDDFTESVGIRGGENLNAYTSFDETVYMIMNAPVNRREVVDSCLLILHDWSGFIALEDSAIEKERGVIREEWRTRQDAQARLWEQQLPKMFPGSRYANRMPIGSINVINNFKYDEIRAYYKKWYRPDLQAVIIVGDVDVDQVENSLKQMFTDIPKPVNPAERVLHQVPDNDLPLVSVATDKEASNTILYLFYKHDKLPRDLYATPMGLVMDYIRNVASSMMNDRFNELLQKGNPPFVDAQASDGEYMIAKSKDAWTVACLAKEDHINEALTAMVVETQRLKKFGFTASEYERARINVLKNYETHFNERDKQKNDAYTNEYVTHFTDGGYIPGIETEYALINQIAPGIPVEQINQYIQDMIGDKNIVISLTGPEKAGLTYPTEDDLLRTFMKAQKQEVEAYKETVSNEPLIAREPTPGTILKEEKDPLFGATVLTLGNGVKVVVKPTELKKDEVLMTATSPGGSSLFGKEDAANLKLFNDVIGLGGLGNFSAVDLPKVLAGKKASVSASLGMDNESLNGQSTPADLKTLFQLIYLQFTALRPDTEAYTSFEGRTKAQLKNYELNPMVAFSDTITKEIYNNNPRTVRLKESDFEKISYQRILDMYKERFADASDFTFTFVGNINQDSLKLYAKQYLATLPSLKRVEKGNVNEVPAIRKGSAVNHFARSLQTPKASVVNFFSGELPYTLENRLTLTMFKQILDLVYMEKVREDEGGTYGVQTSAQISSFPEGRTVLQTYFDTDPAKRAQMNSIVHNELKRIAETGPRPEDFNKTKENLLKKHAEALQENSYWLNTIDTYYFKKRDDHSTYDATLNAITPTSIQNLAKSLLKQGNTVEVVMEPSH; this is encoded by the coding sequence ATGAAAAATCGAAGTTATTTAGTCTGGCTGTTGCTGCTGGGATTTATCCTTCCAATAACAGCCCAGCAACAAATGCAACCCCTTCCCATCGACCCTAAAGTACGTTATGGCAAACTGGCCAATGGACTGACCTATTACATCCGGCACAACGAACAACCCAAGGAAAGAGCCGATTTTTACATCGCCCAACGGGTTGGCTCCATGCAGGAAGAAGACAATCAGGCCGGACTGGCACACTTTCTTGAGCACATGGCCTTTAACGGAACCAAGAATTTTCCCGGGCATGGCATAGACGATTTTACTGAAAGTGTTGGAATACGCGGAGGCGAAAACCTCAACGCATATACTTCGTTCGATGAAACCGTTTATATGATTATGAACGCCCCGGTAAACCGCCGCGAAGTGGTAGACTCTTGCTTGTTGATCCTGCACGACTGGTCAGGATTCATTGCCTTGGAAGACTCCGCCATCGAGAAAGAACGCGGTGTAATTCGCGAAGAGTGGCGTACCCGTCAGGATGCCCAGGCTCGTCTGTGGGAGCAACAGTTACCCAAAATGTTTCCCGGTAGCCGGTATGCCAACCGCATGCCCATCGGGTCCATCAACGTAATCAATAATTTTAAGTACGATGAAATACGTGCCTATTACAAAAAATGGTACCGTCCGGATCTGCAAGCAGTAATTATCGTAGGCGATGTAGACGTAGACCAGGTTGAGAACAGCCTGAAACAGATGTTTACCGATATCCCCAAACCGGTTAATCCCGCCGAACGCGTCTTGCACCAGGTGCCGGATAACGATCTTCCGCTAGTTTCGGTAGCAACGGATAAAGAGGCATCCAACACCATTCTGTACCTCTTCTACAAACACGACAAGCTTCCCCGCGACCTTTATGCAACCCCCATGGGCCTTGTGATGGATTACATCCGCAATGTAGCCAGCAGTATGATGAACGACCGGTTCAACGAGCTGCTTCAGAAAGGGAACCCTCCCTTTGTGGATGCCCAGGCTTCCGACGGCGAATATATGATAGCCAAATCTAAAGACGCGTGGACAGTTGCCTGCCTGGCCAAGGAAGACCACATAAACGAAGCCCTTACGGCCATGGTGGTGGAAACACAGCGACTCAAGAAATTCGGCTTCACAGCATCCGAATACGAACGGGCACGCATCAATGTGCTTAAGAACTACGAAACACATTTCAACGAACGCGATAAGCAGAAAAACGATGCCTACACCAACGAATATGTTACTCACTTTACCGATGGAGGATATATTCCGGGTATCGAGACCGAGTATGCGCTGATTAACCAGATTGCACCGGGTATACCTGTTGAGCAGATAAACCAGTATATACAGGACATGATTGGCGATAAAAATATCGTTATCTCTCTTACAGGTCCCGAAAAAGCCGGACTCACCTACCCCACCGAAGACGATCTGCTGCGTACCTTTATGAAAGCCCAGAAGCAAGAGGTTGAAGCGTACAAGGAAACTGTCTCAAACGAACCTCTTATTGCCAGAGAACCTACTCCTGGAACCATTCTGAAAGAAGAGAAAGACCCCTTGTTCGGGGCAACCGTTCTTACCCTTGGAAATGGGGTTAAGGTAGTTGTGAAACCTACTGAACTGAAAAAAGATGAGGTATTGATGACCGCCACCAGTCCGGGTGGTAGTTCACTGTTTGGCAAAGAAGATGCAGCCAACCTGAAACTTTTTAACGATGTGATTGGACTGGGCGGTTTGGGTAACTTCAGTGCAGTGGATCTTCCCAAAGTCCTTGCCGGGAAGAAAGCCTCCGTATCAGCAAGTCTGGGTATGGATAACGAAAGTCTGAACGGACAATCAACTCCGGCCGACCTGAAAACTCTCTTCCAGCTGATCTATCTTCAGTTTACAGCCCTGCGCCCCGATACCGAAGCCTATACATCTTTTGAGGGACGTACCAAAGCTCAGTTAAAAAACTACGAACTCAATCCGATGGTTGCCTTCAGCGACACCATAACCAAGGAAATTTACAATAATAATCCAAGGACGGTGCGACTAAAAGAGAGTGATTTCGAGAAGATAAGCTACCAACGCATCCTTGATATGTATAAGGAACGCTTTGCCGATGCATCCGACTTTACCTTCACCTTTGTGGGTAATATAAATCAAGACAGCCTCAAGCTATATGCCAAACAATATCTGGCCACCCTTCCCTCTCTCAAAAGAGTGGAAAAAGGAAATGTAAACGAGGTACCGGCTATACGTAAAGGCTCGGCGGTGAACCATTTTGCCCGTTCACTTCAAACTCCCAAGGCTTCGGTAGTGAACTTTTTCAGCGGCGAATTGCCTTATACCCTCGAAAACCGGCTTACACTTACCATGTTCAAGCAGATTCTTGATCTGGTGTACATGGAGAAAGTACGCGAAGATGAAGGAGGAACCTACGGAGTGCAGACTTCGGCTCAAATTTCGAGCTTCCCCGAAGGACGCACCGTTTTGCAGACCTATTTCGATACAGATCCTGCCAAGCGTGCCCAGATGAACTCCATCGTACACAATGAGCTAAAAAGAATAGCGGAAACTGGTCCTCGTCCGGAAGATTTCAATAAGACGAAGGAAAACCTGCTAAAGAAACATGCCGAAGCATTGCAGGAAAACAGCTATTGGTTAAATACGATCGACACCTATTACTTTAAGAAACGTGACGATCACAGCACCTATGATGCAACATTGAATGCGATCACCCCTACAAGTATTCAAAACCTGGCCAAGTCTCTGTTAAAACAAGGCAACACCGTCGAAGTGGTTATGGAACCCTCGCACTAA